A single window of Buteo buteo chromosome 15, bButBut1.hap1.1, whole genome shotgun sequence DNA harbors:
- the SMIM8 gene encoding small integral membrane protein 8, producing MSSTRPPNEQETLKERKPGLRSVQTTMLFRAVNPELFIKPNKPVMAFGLIAITLCVAYLGYLHATAENKKDLYEAVDSEGSRYMRRKTSKWD from the exons ATGTCTTCCACCAGACCTCCAAATGAACAAGAAACACTCaaagagagaaaaccaggaCTGAGGAGTGTTCAAACAACTATGCTCTTCCGAGCTGTGAACCCAGAGCTTTTTATTAAACCT AACAAACCTGTGATGGCATTTGGACTCATAGCCATTACCCTCTGTGTGGCCTACCTTGGTTATTTGCATGCAACAGCAGAGAATAAGAAGGACCTCTATGAAGCAGTTGACAGCGAGGGGTCCAGATATATGAGGAGGAAGACTTCTAAGTGGGACTGA